Proteins encoded by one window of Pseudochaenichthys georgianus chromosome 9, fPseGeo1.2, whole genome shotgun sequence:
- the fam151b gene encoding protein FAM151B isoform X2: MIEADVVLRGRDPKEPIMAHPPDTDSDITLKEWLEKVKEYNKGIKLDFKSMEAVFPSVVLLEEMLTRPSCPLWINADILSGPGGKATPLEPQAFLSAVRTLPTHAVLSLGWTTGWTAGVDNAGYSWNMVRGMEEICRDLKHPVTFAVRAALLAHSLSPLTWLLQQSHRYTLTVWTGQEDTFILQDLLPYRKEFDISRIYYDLPDSQRTELSMTRQELKV; the protein is encoded by the exons ATGATTGAGGCTGACGTAGTCCTGAGAGGCCGGGATCCTAAAGAGCCCATCATGGCACACCCGCCGGACACAGACAGCGACATCACGCTGAAGGAGTGGCTGGAGAAAGTGAAGGAGTATAACAAGGGAATCAAACTAGACTTTAAGAG CATGGAGGCGGTGTTTCCGTCTGTGGTTCTTCTGGAGGAGATGCTGACTCGGCCAAGCTGCCCACTGTGGATCAATGCAGACATCCTCTCTGGCCCTGGGGGAAAGGCCACACCTCTGGAACCTCAGGCATTCCTCTCTGCCGTGAGAACTCTTCCCACTCACGCCGTGCTCTCTCTCGGCTGGACGACAGGATGGACTGCTGGGGTAGATAATGCAG GTTACAGCTGGAATATGGTGCGTGGGATGGAGGAGATCTGTAGAGACCTTAAACATCCAGTAACCTTCGCAGTGCGTGCAGCTTTGCTGGCCCACTCGCTCTCACCGCTCACATGGCTGCTGCAGCAGTCACACAG GTACACTCTAACAGTATGGACGGGCCAGGAGGATACGTTCATACTTCAGGACTTACTGCCCTACAGAAAAGAATTTGACATCAGTAGGATCTACTATGACCTGCCAGACTCCCAAAGGACAGAGCTCAGTATGACACGACAAGAACTAAAAGTCTGA
- the fam151b gene encoding protein FAM151B isoform X1, protein MVKTRMSEQTLEYFWSRREIMKRNAAEVRWSHAVNGRSRLTEALTGPTHMIEADVVLRGRDPKEPIMAHPPDTDSDITLKEWLEKVKEYNKGIKLDFKSMEAVFPSVVLLEEMLTRPSCPLWINADILSGPGGKATPLEPQAFLSAVRTLPTHAVLSLGWTTGWTAGVDNAGYSWNMVRGMEEICRDLKHPVTFAVRAALLAHSLSPLTWLLQQSHRYTLTVWTGQEDTFILQDLLPYRKEFDISRIYYDLPDSQRTELSMTRQELKV, encoded by the exons ATGGTAAAGACA AGAATGTCTGAGCAGACGTTGGAGTATTTCTGGAGTCGGAGAGAAATAATGAAGAGGAACGCTGCCGAGGTCAGATGGTCGCACGCTGTCAACGGCAGGAGCAGGCTGACGGAGGCTCTCACAG GTCCCACACATATGATTGAGGCTGACGTAGTCCTGAGAGGCCGGGATCCTAAAGAGCCCATCATGGCACACCCGCCGGACACAGACAGCGACATCACGCTGAAGGAGTGGCTGGAGAAAGTGAAGGAGTATAACAAGGGAATCAAACTAGACTTTAAGAG CATGGAGGCGGTGTTTCCGTCTGTGGTTCTTCTGGAGGAGATGCTGACTCGGCCAAGCTGCCCACTGTGGATCAATGCAGACATCCTCTCTGGCCCTGGGGGAAAGGCCACACCTCTGGAACCTCAGGCATTCCTCTCTGCCGTGAGAACTCTTCCCACTCACGCCGTGCTCTCTCTCGGCTGGACGACAGGATGGACTGCTGGGGTAGATAATGCAG GTTACAGCTGGAATATGGTGCGTGGGATGGAGGAGATCTGTAGAGACCTTAAACATCCAGTAACCTTCGCAGTGCGTGCAGCTTTGCTGGCCCACTCGCTCTCACCGCTCACATGGCTGCTGCAGCAGTCACACAG GTACACTCTAACAGTATGGACGGGCCAGGAGGATACGTTCATACTTCAGGACTTACTGCCCTACAGAAAAGAATTTGACATCAGTAGGATCTACTATGACCTGCCAGACTCCCAAAGGACAGAGCTCAGTATGACACGACAAGAACTAAAAGTCTGA